A region of Triplophysa dalaica isolate WHDGS20190420 chromosome 18, ASM1584641v1, whole genome shotgun sequence DNA encodes the following proteins:
- the LOC130440214 gene encoding cytochrome c oxidase subunit 5B, mitochondrial isoform X2 codes for MAGRLFIRSAARFIYSRRSLPPQHDIRGLASGGIPSDEEQATGLEKIVLQAAKKDPFNILKPEEYVGSKEDPHIVPSIANKRIIGCVCEEDNTAVIWFWLHQGEAQCCPSCGAYYKLVSHELPH; via the exons GCTCGTTTTATTTACAGTCGACGATCTCTTCCTCCTCAGCATGACATTAGAGGGCTGGCATCCGGAG GTATTCCGTCAGATGAAGAGCAAGCCACCGGTCTGGAGAAGATTGTGTTGCAAGCCGCCAAAAAA gatccatttaacattttgaaacCAGAGGAGTATGTAGGCTCCAAAGAAGACCCTCATATCGTTCCCTCAATCGCCAACAAGAGGATTATTGGTTGTGTTT GTGAGGAAGACAACACAGCAGTGATTTGGTTTTGGTTGCATCAGGGTGAGGCTCAATGCTGCCCATCATGTGGCGCATACTACAAACTTGTTTCACATGAATTACCCCATTAA
- the arid5a gene encoding AT-rich interactive domain-containing protein 5A isoform X2, translating into MENSVSTNNSEEGSRPDQSESEERTFVSNLYRFMKDRGTPIERIPHLGFKQINLWKIYKAVETLGGYDAVTARRLWKNVYDELGGSPGSTSAATCTRRHYERLVLPFERQLRGEEDKPLPPAKPRKQYKRNPENRGSKPESKKKRKMEKEECEEKLGSDHCCDRGLCSYRCQWSTSSDRSDVDQSLPSSVQGAHPRACSRENHLLQSPTPPEVISPLEKKKRLAQASLTMAASGTTEDVAELERPSVIHLSHSSQSPSCPSSTRTRHSSDGSPLPVSSPSSSFSRSPSPYSVSSEDCIALTTQKSPVKETKSKTPSLVSTVPVSEASSTAVCKPLSCYPNSKDLTNFQRHHYQEYMAVGPAHSEKPQKGLAAWSLDGKSGARFAALRLPSPASYNSKACWIPHASSFSKVLPRSDPCRSLQQVFKPHMSYHQHLLKRPTTDDPYLRKITVAPPFTIMEKKDRAKTVLPKPLSTPQYFYHRHGSLTIPHLPERPRGDISEQFKALPLQPVLLPTHLPIPPATHTMHCPPVAPSFPGSYEATLPPYPYPLQFWHPPAGYSMAGLQPY; encoded by the exons ATGGAGAATTCGGTATCCACCAATAACAGTGAAGAGGGTTCCAGACCCGACCAATCAGAGAGTGAGGAGAGGACCTTCGTGAGCAATCTGTATCGTTTTATGAAGGATAGAGGAACGCCTATTGAAAGAATTCCTCATCTTGGTTTCAAACAGA TCAACCTGTGGAAAATCTACAAAGCTGTGGAGACGCTGGGAGGATATGATGCA GTAACAGCACGCAGGCTGTGGAAGAATGTGTACGACGAGCTGGGTGGAAGTCCAGGCAGTACAAGCGCAGCCACATGCACACGCAGACATTATGAAAG GTTGGTGTTGCCCTTTGAGCGACAACTGAGGGGAGAGGAGGACAAACCGCTGCCACCCGCCAAACCTCGCAAACAATACAAGAGAAACCCAGAGAACAGGGGGAGCAAGCCAGAGAGCAAGAAGAAGAGAAAGATGGAGAAGGAGGAATGTGAA GAGAAATTAGGATCAGATCATTGCTGTGATAGGGGTTTGTGTTCCTATCGCTGCCAGTGGTCAACATCCTCCGACCGTTCAGACGTGGACCAGTCATTACCATCCTCAGTTCAAGGTGCCCACCCCAGAGCCTGCTCCCGGGAGAACCACCTTCTTCAGAGTCCCACCCCTCCTGAGGTCATCTCCCCTTTAGAGAAAAAGAAGCGTCTGGCTCAGGCCAGTCTCACCATGGCTGCATCTGGCACTACAGAAGATGTGGCGGAACTAGAAAGACCCTCGGTTATTCATCTTTCACATTCCTCCCAGTCCCCTTCCTGCCCATCCTCGACTCGCACCCGCCACTCCTCCGATGGCTCGCCTCTCCCCGTCTCTTCTCCATCTTCTTCCTTTTCCCGCAGCCCTTCTCCATACTCAGTCTCTTCCGAAGACTGCATAGCCCTGACAACCCAAAAGTCCCCTGTAAAAGAGACTAAGAGTAAAACGCCATCCCTTGTTTCGACTGTTCCCGTATCAGAGGCTAGTAGCACCGCAGTGTGCAAGCCTCTGAGTTGTTACCCGAACAGCAAAGATCTCACCAACTTCCAACGGCACCATTACCAGGAATACATGGCGGTTGGGCCAGCACACTCCGAAAAGCCCCAGAAGGGTCTTGCAGCATGGAGCTTGGATGGTAAATCCGGCGCCAGATTTGCAGCCCTCAGGCTACCCTCACCCGCCTCATACAACAGCAAAGCCTGCTGGATCCCTCATGCCTCTAGCTTCTCCAAAGTTCTACCACGCAGTGATCCATGCAGGTCACTCCAGCAGGTCTTTAAACCGCACATGTCTTACCACCAGCATCTCCTTAAGAGGCCCACCACAGACGATCCCTACTTGAGGAAGATAACAGTGGCACCTCCGTTTACTATTATGGAAAAGAAGGATAGGGCAAAGACAGTGTTGCCCAAGCCTCTTTCAACTCCACAGTATTTTTACCACCGCCATGGCAGTCTGACGATACCTCACCTGCCGGAGAGACCTCGAGGAGACATAAGTGAACAGTTTAAAGCTCTACCACTACAACCTGTCCTTCTTCCTACACATCTTCCTATCCCACCAGCAACCCATACTATGCATTGCCCACCAGTGGCCCCATCTTTTCCCGGTTCATACGAGGCCACCCTGCCTCCCTATCCGTACCCGTTACAGTTTTGGCATCCACCTGCTGGATATAGCATGGCAGGGCTACAACCTTATTGA
- the LOC130440214 gene encoding cytochrome c oxidase subunit 5B, mitochondrial isoform X1 — translation MAGRLFIRSAARFIYSRRSLPPQHDIRGLASGGIPSDEEQATGLEKIVLQAAKKGTDPFNILKPEEYVGSKEDPHIVPSIANKRIIGCVCEEDNTAVIWFWLHQGEAQCCPSCGAYYKLVSHELPH, via the exons GCTCGTTTTATTTACAGTCGACGATCTCTTCCTCCTCAGCATGACATTAGAGGGCTGGCATCCGGAG GTATTCCGTCAGATGAAGAGCAAGCCACCGGTCTGGAGAAGATTGTGTTGCAAGCCGCCAAAAAAGGAACT gatccatttaacattttgaaacCAGAGGAGTATGTAGGCTCCAAAGAAGACCCTCATATCGTTCCCTCAATCGCCAACAAGAGGATTATTGGTTGTGTTT GTGAGGAAGACAACACAGCAGTGATTTGGTTTTGGTTGCATCAGGGTGAGGCTCAATGCTGCCCATCATGTGGCGCATACTACAAACTTGTTTCACATGAATTACCCCATTAA
- the arid5a gene encoding AT-rich interactive domain-containing protein 5A isoform X1: MVLDPRAEVDVSDEHIEVCDNKNQELNSPSQTSREMENSVSTNNSEEGSRPDQSESEERTFVSNLYRFMKDRGTPIERIPHLGFKQINLWKIYKAVETLGGYDAVTARRLWKNVYDELGGSPGSTSAATCTRRHYERLVLPFERQLRGEEDKPLPPAKPRKQYKRNPENRGSKPESKKKRKMEKEECEEKLGSDHCCDRGLCSYRCQWSTSSDRSDVDQSLPSSVQGAHPRACSRENHLLQSPTPPEVISPLEKKKRLAQASLTMAASGTTEDVAELERPSVIHLSHSSQSPSCPSSTRTRHSSDGSPLPVSSPSSSFSRSPSPYSVSSEDCIALTTQKSPVKETKSKTPSLVSTVPVSEASSTAVCKPLSCYPNSKDLTNFQRHHYQEYMAVGPAHSEKPQKGLAAWSLDGKSGARFAALRLPSPASYNSKACWIPHASSFSKVLPRSDPCRSLQQVFKPHMSYHQHLLKRPTTDDPYLRKITVAPPFTIMEKKDRAKTVLPKPLSTPQYFYHRHGSLTIPHLPERPRGDISEQFKALPLQPVLLPTHLPIPPATHTMHCPPVAPSFPGSYEATLPPYPYPLQFWHPPAGYSMAGLQPY, translated from the exons ATGG TGTTGGACCCGCGTGCAGAGGTGGATGTTAGCGATGAGCACATAGAAGTGTGTGATAACAAAAACCAGGAGCTGAATTCACCAAGCCAG ACCAGCAGGGAGATGGAGAATTCGGTATCCACCAATAACAGTGAAGAGGGTTCCAGACCCGACCAATCAGAGAGTGAGGAGAGGACCTTCGTGAGCAATCTGTATCGTTTTATGAAGGATAGAGGAACGCCTATTGAAAGAATTCCTCATCTTGGTTTCAAACAGA TCAACCTGTGGAAAATCTACAAAGCTGTGGAGACGCTGGGAGGATATGATGCA GTAACAGCACGCAGGCTGTGGAAGAATGTGTACGACGAGCTGGGTGGAAGTCCAGGCAGTACAAGCGCAGCCACATGCACACGCAGACATTATGAAAG GTTGGTGTTGCCCTTTGAGCGACAACTGAGGGGAGAGGAGGACAAACCGCTGCCACCCGCCAAACCTCGCAAACAATACAAGAGAAACCCAGAGAACAGGGGGAGCAAGCCAGAGAGCAAGAAGAAGAGAAAGATGGAGAAGGAGGAATGTGAA GAGAAATTAGGATCAGATCATTGCTGTGATAGGGGTTTGTGTTCCTATCGCTGCCAGTGGTCAACATCCTCCGACCGTTCAGACGTGGACCAGTCATTACCATCCTCAGTTCAAGGTGCCCACCCCAGAGCCTGCTCCCGGGAGAACCACCTTCTTCAGAGTCCCACCCCTCCTGAGGTCATCTCCCCTTTAGAGAAAAAGAAGCGTCTGGCTCAGGCCAGTCTCACCATGGCTGCATCTGGCACTACAGAAGATGTGGCGGAACTAGAAAGACCCTCGGTTATTCATCTTTCACATTCCTCCCAGTCCCCTTCCTGCCCATCCTCGACTCGCACCCGCCACTCCTCCGATGGCTCGCCTCTCCCCGTCTCTTCTCCATCTTCTTCCTTTTCCCGCAGCCCTTCTCCATACTCAGTCTCTTCCGAAGACTGCATAGCCCTGACAACCCAAAAGTCCCCTGTAAAAGAGACTAAGAGTAAAACGCCATCCCTTGTTTCGACTGTTCCCGTATCAGAGGCTAGTAGCACCGCAGTGTGCAAGCCTCTGAGTTGTTACCCGAACAGCAAAGATCTCACCAACTTCCAACGGCACCATTACCAGGAATACATGGCGGTTGGGCCAGCACACTCCGAAAAGCCCCAGAAGGGTCTTGCAGCATGGAGCTTGGATGGTAAATCCGGCGCCAGATTTGCAGCCCTCAGGCTACCCTCACCCGCCTCATACAACAGCAAAGCCTGCTGGATCCCTCATGCCTCTAGCTTCTCCAAAGTTCTACCACGCAGTGATCCATGCAGGTCACTCCAGCAGGTCTTTAAACCGCACATGTCTTACCACCAGCATCTCCTTAAGAGGCCCACCACAGACGATCCCTACTTGAGGAAGATAACAGTGGCACCTCCGTTTACTATTATGGAAAAGAAGGATAGGGCAAAGACAGTGTTGCCCAAGCCTCTTTCAACTCCACAGTATTTTTACCACCGCCATGGCAGTCTGACGATACCTCACCTGCCGGAGAGACCTCGAGGAGACATAAGTGAACAGTTTAAAGCTCTACCACTACAACCTGTCCTTCTTCCTACACATCTTCCTATCCCACCAGCAACCCATACTATGCATTGCCCACCAGTGGCCCCATCTTTTCCCGGTTCATACGAGGCCACCCTGCCTCCCTATCCGTACCCGTTACAGTTTTGGCATCCACCTGCTGGATATAGCATGGCAGGGCTACAACCTTATTGA